A genomic segment from Cygnus atratus isolate AKBS03 ecotype Queensland, Australia chromosome Z, CAtr_DNAZoo_HiC_assembly, whole genome shotgun sequence encodes:
- the TNFAIP8 gene encoding tumor necrosis factor alpha-induced protein 8 isoform X1, with protein MSSEVDESREVATDVFNSKSLAIQAQKKILGKMVSKSIATTLIDDTSSDVLDELYRVTKEYTQNKKEAEKIIKNLIKIVLKLAILYRNNQFNQDEIALMEKFKKKVHQLAKTVVSFHQVDYTFDRNFLSKLLNDCRELLHQIIQRHLTAKSHGRVNNVFDHFSDCEFLAALYNPFGPYKLHLQKLCDGVNKMLDEGNI; from the exons ATGAGCTCGGAGGTGGACGAGTCCAGGGAAG tggcCACCGATGTCTTCAATTCCAAAAGTTTGGCCATTCAGGCCCAGAAGAAGATCCTTGGAAAAATGGTATCCAAATCAATAGCAACTACTTTGATAGATGATACAAGCAGTGATGTTTTAGATGAGCTCTACAGAGTGACAAAGgaatacacacaaaataaaaaggaagcagagaagatCATTAAAAACCTCATTAAAATAGTCCTCAAATTGGCGATCCTGTACAGGAACAACCAATTTAATCAGGATGAAATAGCATTGATGGAGAAATTCAAGAAGAAAGTTCATCAGCTGGCTAAGACCGTGGTCAGTTTCCATCAGGTGGATTATACCTTTGACAGGAATTTTTTGTCCAAACTATTAAATGACTGTAGAGAGCTACTTCACCAGATCATTCAGCGTCACCTAACTGCAAAGTCACATGGACGGGTGAACAACGTGTTTGATCACTTCTCCGATTGTGAATTTTTGGCTGCCTTGTACAATCCCTTTGGACCTTATAAACTCCATTTGCAGAAACTTTGTGATGGTGTCAACAAAATGCTAGATGAGGGGAACATATAA
- the TNFAIP8 gene encoding tumor necrosis factor alpha-induced protein 8 isoform X3, with protein sequence MATDVFNSKSLAIQAQKKILGKMVSKSIATTLIDDTSSDVLDELYRVTKEYTQNKKEAEKIIKNLIKIVLKLAILYRNNQFNQDEIALMEKFKKKVHQLAKTVVSFHQVDYTFDRNFLSKLLNDCRELLHQIIQRHLTAKSHGRVNNVFDHFSDCEFLAALYNPFGPYKLHLQKLCDGVNKMLDEGNI encoded by the coding sequence tggcCACCGATGTCTTCAATTCCAAAAGTTTGGCCATTCAGGCCCAGAAGAAGATCCTTGGAAAAATGGTATCCAAATCAATAGCAACTACTTTGATAGATGATACAAGCAGTGATGTTTTAGATGAGCTCTACAGAGTGACAAAGgaatacacacaaaataaaaaggaagcagagaagatCATTAAAAACCTCATTAAAATAGTCCTCAAATTGGCGATCCTGTACAGGAACAACCAATTTAATCAGGATGAAATAGCATTGATGGAGAAATTCAAGAAGAAAGTTCATCAGCTGGCTAAGACCGTGGTCAGTTTCCATCAGGTGGATTATACCTTTGACAGGAATTTTTTGTCCAAACTATTAAATGACTGTAGAGAGCTACTTCACCAGATCATTCAGCGTCACCTAACTGCAAAGTCACATGGACGGGTGAACAACGTGTTTGATCACTTCTCCGATTGTGAATTTTTGGCTGCCTTGTACAATCCCTTTGGACCTTATAAACTCCATTTGCAGAAACTTTGTGATGGTGTCAACAAAATGCTAGATGAGGGGAACATATAA
- the TNFAIP8 gene encoding tumor necrosis factor alpha-induced protein 8 isoform X2, whose protein sequence is MATDVFNSKSLAIQAQKKILGKMVSKSIATTLIDDTSSDVLDELYRVTKEYTQNKKEAEKIIKNLIKIVLKLAILYRNNQFNQDEIALMEKFKKKVHQLAKTVVSFHQVDYTFDRNFLSKLLNDCRELLHQIIQRHLTAKSHGRVNNVFDHFSDCEFLAALYNPFGPYKLHLQKLCDGVNKMLDEGNI, encoded by the exons A tggcCACCGATGTCTTCAATTCCAAAAGTTTGGCCATTCAGGCCCAGAAGAAGATCCTTGGAAAAATGGTATCCAAATCAATAGCAACTACTTTGATAGATGATACAAGCAGTGATGTTTTAGATGAGCTCTACAGAGTGACAAAGgaatacacacaaaataaaaaggaagcagagaagatCATTAAAAACCTCATTAAAATAGTCCTCAAATTGGCGATCCTGTACAGGAACAACCAATTTAATCAGGATGAAATAGCATTGATGGAGAAATTCAAGAAGAAAGTTCATCAGCTGGCTAAGACCGTGGTCAGTTTCCATCAGGTGGATTATACCTTTGACAGGAATTTTTTGTCCAAACTATTAAATGACTGTAGAGAGCTACTTCACCAGATCATTCAGCGTCACCTAACTGCAAAGTCACATGGACGGGTGAACAACGTGTTTGATCACTTCTCCGATTGTGAATTTTTGGCTGCCTTGTACAATCCCTTTGGACCTTATAAACTCCATTTGCAGAAACTTTGTGATGGTGTCAACAAAATGCTAGATGAGGGGAACATATAA